From Camelina sativa cultivar DH55 chromosome 5, Cs, whole genome shotgun sequence:
AGGCGACGCAGTTGTCCAAGTAATTTTAAAACCTGGATTCTCTCTTTTTgcgttttctagggtttggatCTGAGAATCTGTAAATTAGTTCCTAGGTCGTGATTGGAATATTGAAAAACCATCGCCAAATCTTACGTTatgctttcttttattttcgttttgttGATTCAACTAGCTGTGTGTTATTTGACGGCCTAACTTCTTCCTCCTTTCAGTTTTAAGGTTTTAGTCATGTTAtggaaaattatgatttatgactttcttcttctgtgtttGCAATTGATACAGCTCTGGGAAAAGGATAGACgaaaaagaagattctgaatCACTAGTATGTTGTTACATATGCACTCTTGCTTTCCTCTTCTCAACCATTGCCATTAAAANNNNNNNNNNNNNNNNNNNNNNNNNNNNNNNNNNNNNNNNNNNNNNNNNNNNNNNNNNNNNNNNNNNNNNNNNNNNNNNNNNNNNNNNNNNNNNNNNNNNNNNNNNNNNNNNNNNNNNNNNNNNNNNNNNNNNNNNNNNNNNNNNNNNNNNNNNNNNNNNNNNNNNNNNNNNNNNNNNNNNNNNNNNNNNNNNNNNNNNNNNNNNNNNNNNNNNNNNNNNNNNNNNNNNNNNNNNNNNNNNNNNNNNNNNNNNNNNNNNNNNNNNNNNNNNNNNNNNNNNNNNNNNNNNNNNNNNNNNNNNNNNNNNNNNNNNNNNNNNNNNNNNNNNNNNNNNNNNNNNNNNNNNNNNNNNNNNNNNNNNNNNNNNNNNNNNNNNNNNNNNNNNNNNNNNNNNNNNNNNNNNNNNNNNNNNNNNNNNNNNNNNNNNNNNNNNNNNNNNNNNNNNNNNNNNNNNNNNNNNNNNNNNNNNNNNNNNNNNNNNNNNNNNNNNNNNNNNNNNNNNNNNNNNNNNNNNNNNNNNNNNNNNNNNNNNNNNNNNNNNNNNNNNNNNNNNNNNNNNNNNNNNNNNNNNNNNNtttttttttttttttttttgaagctgCGAACCGCTGAGACTCTAAAGGGCGAGCTCGAGAGCCTACAGCTTTTGAACGAGTATGACCCATTAACAGACATTGTGTCTCTCCTGACCCATTAACAAACATTGTGTCCCTCCCCTCCTGATCCTTAACAAActtacttttggttttgtttttttccaggAGATTGCATGGTGAGAGTCTCTACGGTCTGAGTTTCCACGAGCTGGGTTCCCTTGCAGAGCAGTTAAAGCAGGGCCGTCTCAACGTGAGACACcaaattttatcttattttaaacatttcctATGGCACTCACCCatgcattatatataaattgattatGCTTGTAATTCTCAAACTATTTGAATTACTactgatatgtttttttaactattacAGGTTGAAGATGAGTTGCAAGCCAGGCTGGTAAGATATTTATATCATTAGTTATTCAGAACCcggttttgagtttttcttttgattaattTCAGAATAATTAACTTCAAAGTGTTTCtgtcttttgttattttttttcccctAGTTGAACGATCCAGAGGGAGACGATCTGGACAACTATGACGACAAAGAGAAAATTCACATTGAATTGGTTCTACAGGGTAGACTAAGAGATTTGAGGAAGCAGGACAGAGAGCTCCGGAGCAGGTATATTAACACACGCTTTTGCATATAATTGGCTTATTTAGTAACCGATCTAGGATGCATCCAATCTAGGTtctaatctttctttcttttttaatttctcttcaCCACACAGCTCTAGCGATGGAGAAAGACTAGAGGAACATGATGGTGATGCTCTGGTTAGTgcatctataaaaaaaatcacttcctctcatgttcttttttttttctttttttttacagtgcTCCTGTTTTTGCAGCAGCTGCCAAACATTGAGTATTTGAGGAGCAAAATCTGTTTTTGAACGAGTAATGCATTAACACTTTATTGCTGTCTTTTCATTGTTTCTCTTACtcatatcaatgttttctttcatggatcctcGTAGGAGAATGTTTGGTAAAGAGCTCGACAATGTAAGTTACCAGCAACTTAAGAAACTTGAATCTGAGATTTCCAGAGAGCTCCGGAGCAGGTACATAAACACGCTTTtgcattataattttatatgttgttgGCTAATTAGTTACCGATTTAGGATGCATCCAATCtaggttctaatttttttttttaatttgtcttgACAACACAGCTTTAGCTATGGAGAAAGACTAGATGAGCATGATGGTGAAGCTCTGGTTAGTGcatctatataactcacttcctgtcatgttcttttttttttttctttttttcgtttttacaATGCTTCTGTTCTTGCAGCTGCTGCTACACATTGAGCATTTGAGGAGCAAAATCGAGAGAGTCCGGCTTTTGAACGAGTAATGCATTAACCCTTCCCCCTCTTTCCTTGTTGTCTTTTcatattaattgttttacccATATCAATGTTTTCTGTAGGAGAATGCTCGGTAAAGAGCTCCACAGTCTGAGTTACAGCGAACTGCAGGTACTCCAATTCGAGATTATGAGATTTCCACAGTTTGGCTCAGTTTGGCTCAAGGCGATGGCCGATGGACAAGCCACGAACCTGTACTTCGAGGTAAAGATTCACCCATGAGTTCCAAATTTTATAACTGTATACATATTTCTCACATATTTCTTTTTCACCACATATCAGGGGAAACTCAGTCTCGTGAATTAGCACGGGCGCCACACCACAACTTCCTCGTGAATTAGGTAGCCCAAAAACCCTAACTTATTTTACACTGCTGCTTTACCTTTTGGGTTTACTCTTTTTCCCCCCTCTTGAACCCTGTTTTTAACGTTAATCTTTTTCTCTGCAGGTTCTAGGAGATGATCGATCTTCTTCATGGGAAGAGCATATTATGAGAGTCGAGTGATAAACTCTATCGTTTGTTTATGTCTGTTTATGTCTCTATCGTCTGTTTATttctaaacatattttattataacaCACTACGTATGAAGTCttaaaaaacactaataattaTCGTAAAAACATTCATTCGTGTGAAGTCTCTACGCGGATTTCCTTCATGGCATTATTGactgattatttattttacatggAAATTTAGTAATGAGATGTGGATTGACTTATGCTGTACTCAGCTATTCCTTCCCAACCGATTCCTTTCCCCAGTCTTACAAAGGCTGATTTGTGTGGATCATTAAAAAGAAACTGTTGAAAGAAGAATGTCAAAAACGTTTATTTCCTACTTCCTTCAGAATGTAACCTTGGTTTAGCTATGATCCTGTTGACTCTCACTTTTTTCCCTTagctttcctttcttcttttaaccATATTAACTCCCATGAATCATCCTTAACAGATTCGTAGACCAACATATGCATCTTACACTTAAGATCTGAAATGTCCGAGACAACTTCTGAGACGAGTGCTCCACCTAAAATCAAAACCCCGAGACTGTAATCTCACTGACTCCACCTGGAACCTGAACGCTTCATACTAAATTTTGTCTCTCGATCGTAGCTCCATCTACTTAAGTTCACATCCACTTCATTGTCATCTGCGGTCCACCAAATTTTTCATGTGAAACTGACTCTTCATCATGACTTTGATACTTAGATTCTGTGTCATAGCTTAGATATAAAAATTCTCCCTTTTCATGTTGTCTTTTTATACTAGACGAAACACCATTGCCATCAAATTGAATTGGCATTGAATGCCTTAGTCATATAGACCAACTGACCAGCTTTTAACCTGATATAATCTTTGCTATAAGGAGCCCAAAaattacaacatttttttaagCAAGAACCACCACCTTGTCCTCAAAAACTAAGCAAAAATTACTACATTTTAAGCAAAAATTAAGCTGAGTCCCAAATGATTACTTATCAATACCGTTCCCTCCAAGAACCACCTTGTCCTCAAAGGTGGGATAGAAATAAAAATCCAGAACCTGGGTCTTCGTCGTGATTGGCTAATTAGTTACCGATCTAGGATGCATCCAGTCtaggttctaatttttttttaatttgtcttgACCACACAGCTCTAGCGATGGAGAAAGACTAGAGGAACATGATGGTGAAGCTCTGGTTAGTGCAGAGCATTTGAAGAGCAAAATCGAGAGAGTCCGGTTTTTGAACGAGTAATGCATAACACTTATTATTGCTGtcttttcattgtttcttttactcatattgatgttttctttcatggatcctcGTAGGAGAATGTTTGGTAAAGAGCTGGACAATGTAAGTTACCAGGAACTGAAGAAACTCGAATCTGAGATTTCCATAGAGCTTCAGAGCAGGTACATAAACACGCTtttgcatataattttatattttgttggctAATTAGTTAACGATCTAGGATGCATCCAATCtaggttctaatttttttgtaatttgtctTGACCACACAGCTTTAGCTATGGAGAAAGACTAGAGGAGCATGATGGTGAAGCTCTGGCTAGTGCATCTATAATTCACTTCTTgtcatgttattattattaatttatttttttacagtgCTTCTGTTCTTGCAGCTGCTGCTAAACATTGAGCATTTGAGGAGCAAAAGCGAGAGAGTTCGGCTTTTGAACAAGTAATGCATTAACACTTCCCTTTTTTCTTGCTGTCTTTTCATTATTTCTTTTACTCATATCGATGTTTTCTGTCATGGATCCTCGTAGGAGAATGCTCGGTAAAGAGCTCGACAGTCTAAGTTACAGCGAGCTGCAGATACTCCAATATGAGATTATGAGATTTCCAAAGTTTGGCTCAAAGTTGGCTCAAGGTGATCGACAAGCCACGAACCTGTAGAGATTCACCCATGAGTTCCAAattttataactatatatatatatatatatttcacatatTTCTTGTTCACCACATATCAGGGGAAACACAGTGTTGGGACAAACTGAGCACGGGCGATGAGTTCCCACATATTATGTTTTGCCCCCACTTTTTcagtttattataatttatagcaGGAGTTCCTTTTTATAACCAATTAGTCCACGTATCCATAACTTTGACTCCAATAGTCCAATGTGATaagttataatttcattttattcaaGAATATAAACTTGAAACTAATAGAGTGACGACTGAAGATTCTCATCAATAAAGCCCATagatacaaaattacaataataatacaagtAATGAAGCAATAAATGGTGGTAAGTGTCATCTGAAATGGCTATTTCTGATCATACTATTGCCTCCTCATTCTCCTCCTTTAGATTGTTTACCGGATATGAGCTTCTGCAACCGGATTTGTTCCCGGAATTTCGCTATGAACTCGCTGGCTTTTCTATCAACCTCATTAGGATCATGGCTTGCATTGCTTTGGCTTTCCCAAGCAGCAGCTTCGAATTTTGGTTGAGTTGAAAACTAACTTGATTGTTATGGTTTAGTCTGATTtctttgatgtgtgtagaatcAATCAGGGCTTCACTCATTTTGATTTAACCGTCCCCCTAAAGCCTATACTCCACTTGTGGAAAGTGAGGCCCATTTACTATTTTCcgtagtatattttttttttcttttagctgGCCTCTGCCAATAATTTATGTATTGAGATATCTTCGTCGTACCTCTCATTTTCTATTTCTCTGTCGGTTGAGATTTTTTGACATAAGggagataaaaatatatacatatttcgTATCTTCAGTCCTCTGCAAGAGATTCTAATGGGTCTGACTTCGTCTATGTGGACCCAAAAATCTCCGAATACAGACCAAATGCTATGTTATGTCACGTACATGTCTCGATATTCGTATTGGCTAAAACATTTACTTCCATATGCAAACAACACACGCTTGCCCCATCAATCACAGCCCCCTCATtgcttcttttactttatataCTTCCAAGTCTAACTAACTAAATCATCTTTACAAAATTCCCTTTCTTAAGTAAGTACCAAGGAACAAACCCAATTAAACAATTACAACTATATTAAGACAAACATAAGCCTTTCTCCAAACTATATAAGTCTTTTGTTAATCATTAGACAATAGTATTAGtagtttttttccaatttcCGTAATTCAgccataaaaaaacaaactgagtaaaacaaaggaaagaaaaagcaTGGACCAAcaactcttgaaaaaaaaacttccaaagATCGTTTGACAttataatagaaaaacaaatcaccaaaacCT
This genomic window contains:
- the LOC104788312 gene encoding agamous-like MADS-box protein AGL18 isoform X2, with protein sequence MSNSSVNRTTKATQLSNSGKRIDEKEDSESLLRTAETLKGELESLQLLNERLHGESLYGLSFHELGSLAEQLKQGRLNVEDELQARLLNDPEGDDLDNYDDKEKIHIELVLQGRLRDLRKQDRELRSSSSDGERLEEHDGDALLPNIEYLRSKICF
- the LOC104788312 gene encoding agamous-like MADS-box protein AGL18 isoform X1; the protein is MSNSSVNRTTKATQLSNSGKRIDEKEDSESLLRTAETLKGELESLQLLNERLHGESLYGLSFHELGSLAEQLKQGRLNVEDELQARLLNDPEGDDLDNYDDKEKIHIELVLQGRLRDLRKQDRELRSSSSDGERLEEHDGDALQLPNIEYLRSKICF